tgttctagatatataatattcaatggaaattaatttgtttggatTTGAATTCTGATTGGCTGAGCTGAGTGACGAGGCATAAGTTGTattcactcaaaaattaaaacaataatattaatttaacaacGTGAATTGAGAATTTATCAAGGTGGTGAATGATATAACTCTCTTCAATGTAATGGTCTGGTCAAGGGATCTTGACTCTTAAGGCGAGATCCAATGAATAAGTGTTTCAATCGGTGGATCTCATCCCCTTTGATAGAAAGATTGTTCATTGTGCAGGTACCTCTTCATATCAAGGTAATTTGTGAATTCTTATCTCGTTAATAATTGTCCGTTTACATACATTCCTTCAAATTTTCCAAGGAGTCATCGTATACTTCAACATAAAAGAAataaggagttccataaaacgacagaataatgGACTGAGATACCCAGTGAGGAGTAAGGAGAGTTATCATCCTCCAACCGGcgctccttctttgaaattattgaaagtcaactctgctttgctcctactctaagaaaactattccgttaataagagtccttcagtttcctggatgtatataacgcagaaatccCTCATCcctatcacatttatatcaattccatttataagttggacttcATGATATATGGTTTttacggataattatataagttaGACACATCAAGCTCACACCTGATTGCTTTATGTTTGTgttcaattaatattcaaaaggaTGTGAGGAATAACATGATTAGGCTGTGACAGTCAAGTCAATAAAGTTGTCAATTTATTCCAAAGTCCTGTTGTGCAAAGGTTGATTTAATTGACTTAGCAATTAGATGTGGGAGTTGCAATGTCCGTTTCGTCAATTGACGTATCAAATGTAatcaattttgtacatatatatattctaaaataagtGAGAGTAAACTTATATCACATCCATTTACGTGATCATGAAGACATTAGTATTCCTGGCTATTATTGCGTCTACTTTTGCTAATCCCAAATATCCAGATATTTGTGGGTTGGAAAACAAACCTTCGGTGGATTCAAGAGTCATTGGAGGACAGGAAGCAGCAAGGAATCAATTTCCATGGCTAGCTTTCGTAACTACCTTTGGTTATTGTACTGGGTCTGTTTTGGATGAAAATTGGATTATAACTGCTAAGCATTGTATTGGTTCTGATGGTGTGGCTACAGTTCGTGTTGGGGCTCATAACAAATGGGGATCTATTGCAGATGAGCCAAATATGCAAATCcgaaaaagttccaaaattcaCACATCATCAACTGGAGACTTTGCTTTAATCAAATTGGAAAGTCCTTTGGATTTAAACAAATATGTCCGACCCGTTTGCTTACCAACACGTGCAGATGTTAATAAGACCCTTGTTGGCGAATCAACGACCATAACAGGATGGGGTGTTAATATTTTAGACCCAGATTATGTCCATTATCGCgaattatattttgctaaaaatataacaattattaaatgcagttttgcaaaaaatattatctgtaCTGATGCAAATCAAGGAAAGGCTGTCTGCTTTGGTGACAGCGGTGGCCCTCTTAACTATGAAATGGAAGATGGAAAGTATATGCAAATTGGAGTCAACCAATTTGTGACAAATGGAAAATGTGTAGGAGGTGTAAATGGATATGCACGTGTATCATCACATCTAGACTTTATTCAAGAAATAACTGGAATGGTTATCGAATAATGAATTTATcgtttttctataataaagatttaataaaataaactcactaattctaattcatttttgtaacaatATGAGTATTGAGCAAAGGAACAGTCTTCCTGATACTCTACAGTTGTAGAATTTCAGTATGGtattaatagtttttgaaattgaatagaTAGAATGGGCCTAGAGTATTGCAAAATCTTATagatgaaacaaataaaaaatctgaaattcAGATATTATAAATTGGGGACTTtagtttgattttgtattttttatgtcatcctatttttaggggaggggggggggagtatAAGCAAGTAtgcaaaattatcttaatattgtCTGAATTGCTTCCATCCTGGAATCCCTTTCCCAGTGATTATTCATTATGAAGCCTTATAGTTATCTTCATATGGATTTTCATCTCGTCGTGCCTCGTGGAATACAGAGTTCTAAATAAGACTAAGATCATTTCTTGAGGTGGATTATCAAATTAGAAGTATTCTTTGAAAACATAAAAGTCCACTTCTTCAGTTCTTCGTGAATGAAGAGGGATCTtaggttttaaaaattgtcaaagtaaaaatgtatttaaatttcaaattgtagtaTATTTAAGTTGTTTAGTTTTAACTTCTCATTGTTGTATtacctaattaaaaaaattattatatttcccATCTAAAGCATTTTACCTTTATGTAAACTTAGGGAaagttatttgttataatatggCGTACACATCTTCATCATGGGTGGAAACATCCTAAGTAAGCAAATAAGGAGCTTTAGTTAAATAGTACATGACGTTTTTATATAGTACTCTGTAATAGTCTATAGTTTGTTTTGTtcgtatattttaaattgttctgCCTTggatattgcaaaaaataatggcACAGAGTAAGGTGCAACTgaaattcaaagatttttaagagctaaaattttaagaagctaaaatataaaacattacaaTAAGGGGCAGGATCATTACTATCTCGGAGGGAAGGGGACCAAAATTGTATGCCcgtactttttattatatatttagatatctCTTATCTctattatatgaagaaaaaaaattcttaataattattttcttaaaaataatatatttctcaattgttatttaaaaataattatttatattgtcaaaaaatataattctatcaATTGGGCTATTTATGGGCAACAGTACGAAAGTAATACGACTCTTAGTTTTCTCACTGACAACATTTCTTCAAATGCCACAGGATTATGTACGACAAGAAAGCCCCCCATAAGGTCAGGGAACTATC
The Lepeophtheirus salmonis chromosome 10, UVic_Lsal_1.4, whole genome shotgun sequence DNA segment above includes these coding regions:
- the LOC121125340 gene encoding brachyurin yields the protein MKTLVFLAIIASTFANPKYPDICGLENKPSVDSRVIGGQEAARNQFPWLAFVTTFGYCTGSVLDENWIITAKHCIGSDGVATVRVGAHNKWGSIADEPNMQIRKSSKIHTSSTGDFALIKLESPLDLNKYVRPVCLPTRADVNKTLVGESTTITGWGVNILDPDYVHYRELYFAKNITIIKCSFAKNIICTDANQGKAVCFGDSGGPLNYEMEDGKYMQIGVNQFVTNGKCVGGVNGYARVSSHLDFIQEITGMVIE